The Stackebrandtia nassauensis DSM 44728 genome includes the window CCTTGGGTGTTAACTTGTGAAAGTCCCATTCCGCAATTCATGATCACCATTCGTGGCACGGACAGGGAGTGCGACACAGAGGCGTGTGGCCCGAATTTCCGGGAAGAATTCCCCGTTGGCGGTATTTTTTTGCAAGCTGCATATGCAAGACTGTCTTGTCGTCTCAACTAGGTGGCTGATACCGTGTGGCCCGTGCGGATCGCGACAGAGCCAGCGGATCCTACCGTCCTAATTGGCGACGCCCGCGAACTAAGAGCTATTCAAACTGCCGACCCGGTCCATGTCCTTAAGGACGCAGATGTCTCAACTCCCCCCAACTACCGCGCGTAACGTTCCACCGGACGACTCCAGACGGACCGGTTACGGTGTCAGTGGGGCATCCATTGACGACAAACTCCGTTCACGTCTCATGTGGAATGCCGTGCTGCCGCCGCTGGTGATCACCCTGGCCGCGGCCGGCGCGTTCTGGTATCTGCTGTCGGCCCCTGCGCCCGTTACCACTTCGACACGGGTCTTGGTGCTGTGCGTCGCCGGGGTCATCGCCCTGATCGCGATCCTGTGGTCGGTGGCCCGAGCCTCCTCGGTCTCGTTCGAGGCCCACGGCGACCTGACCGAGATCCGCGCCATGATCCCGCGCGGTCCCGAGGACCTGCAGGCCGCCGTCGAACGCTGGCAGCGCGGCGAGCGGCCGCACCTGCCCGACCCGCCCTCCCACGACGCCGGTGAACTGCCGCTGTTGGCCTACGAGCTGGACCGGTTCCGCACCGAGGCCGTGGACGCGGTCGTGCGGGCCACCACCACCTCGGCGGTGAACGGGGCGCCCCCCGGCGGCGTCGACGTGCGCGTCGGCGTGTTCGTCAACCTGGCGCGGCGGCTCCAGTCCCTGGTGCACCGCGAGATCCAGCTCCTGGACGACCTGGAGGCCCAGGTCGAGGACCCCGACCTCCTCAAGGGACTGTTCGCGGTCGACCACCTCGCCACCCGGATCCGGCGCCACGCCGAGAACCTGGCCGTCCTGGGCGGCGCGGTCTCCAGCCGCCAGTGGAGCAAGCCGGTCAACATGTACGTCGTGCTGCGTTCGGCGGTCGCCGAGGTCGAGCAGTACGCCCGCGTCAAGCTGGTCCGCCCCATCGAGGGCACCCTCAAGGGCCACGCGGTCGCCGACGTCATCCACCTGGTCGCCGAGCTGGTCGAGAACGCCACCAGCTTCTCCAACCCCAACACCCAGGTCCTGCTGCGGGCCCAGCGCGTCACCGCGGGCATCGCCCTGGAGGTCGAGGACCGCGGGCTGGGCATGCCGCGCGAGGACCAGCACCGGCTCAACAGCATGCTGTCCTCCCCGGACCAGGTCGACGTCGCCGAACTGCTCAACGACGGCCGCATCGGCCTGTTCGTCGTGTCCACCCTGGCCCGGCGCCACGGCGTCGCGGTGCAGTTGCAGACCAATATCTACGGCGGTATCCAGGCGGTCATCGTGCTGCCGCACGACATGCTCGGCGATGCCGGGCAGCCGAAGCTGGAGCAGCAGCCCGCCCAGCAGCCGCAGCCGGAACCGCCCGCGCAGCTGGAACAGCGACAGGTGTCGGCACCGCCGATGCCGCCGCGCATCCCCGAGGAGGTCCCCAGCGCTCCGGCAGCCGCCCCGGCCCCGGCCGCGCCCACGGCCCCCTCGCCCGCCCCGGCTCCCACACCCGCTTCGACACCTCCGGTCGCGCCGACGAGCCCCGCCCCGGTTCCGAGCCTGTCGACCGAGCCGCCCCGCCCCACCCGCCGGCCGCTGCCCTACGCGGGCCGCAACACCGGCGCGGGTGGCGCGGCGAGCGTCTCGCCCGACCCGCGACCGACCTCCGAACGTCCGCCGTCACCGGCCATGACCTCCGCGACCGAGCCGGTGTCCCCGGCCGCCCTCGCCGAGTCGCCGGTGCGGCAGCGGCCGCCGTCCTCGCTGGACGATCCGTCGGCCGGATCAGGATTCGTGTCGGTTGGTGGGCCGCCACGGTTGTTCGAACCAGGCAATCCCAACGAAACCACCGGGGTGATTCACATGGGACCGATTCCGCCCGAGGAGGAGTCCACGCCGGACTCCGCCGGTGCGGCGCCCGACGCCGACCGCAAACCGGACGACCGGCCCCGACTGCCACAGCGACGCCGGCAGACTCACCTGGTACCAGAACTTCGCGAGGTCGCCGCGCCACGCAACGAGCAACTATCCGAGCACGACCCGGGCCTGATGATGGCCTTCCAGAAGGGCGTCAATCGCGCCGCACCCGAGGCAGAGGACGCCGACGGCCGCTTCGACGGCGCTAGTTAACCGAGCATTTCGATGAAGGAGAGTTCATCCACGATGTTGAATAATGCGCCCGCCGGGCAGCCTTCTGACCTGACCTGGCTATTGACCAGCCTGATCGAACGGGTGCCGCACACCAACAGCGCCCTGTTGCTGTCGTCCGACGGCCTCAAGAAGGCCTTCCACGGTTTGAGCGCCGACCAGGCCGACCACCTGGCGGCCATCGCCTCGGGGCTGTTCTCGCTGGCCCGCAGTGCCGGCAGCCGGTTCGGCGACAGTGGATCGGTGCGGCAGGTGGTCGCCGAACTCGACCAGACCCTGTTGTTCGTCTCGGCCGCGGGATCCGGCGCCGTCCTGGCGGTGCTGGCCTCGCGCGACGCCGACGCCGGTGTGCTCGGCTACGAGATGGTGCAACTGGTCAAGAGTGTCCGGCCCTACCTCGCCACCCCGGCCCGGCACGCGGTGGCGACCCCGGGTGACGCGGTGCGGTGACGACCATGGCCGTGATTCCCGAGGGACCGCTACTCGACGATGCCGCGGGTCGACTGGTTCGCCCGTACACCGTCAGCGGCGGGCGAACTCGGCCAACCTCGAAACTGGACCTGTTGTCCATGGTGAAGTCCACCGGCCGGGTCAAGCACACCCAGCTCGGCATCGACCACGCCGAAGCCCTGGGACTGTGCAGCGATCCGATCTCCGTCGCCGAGGTGTCCGCCCACCTGCGGCTGCCCGCGACGGTGACCAAGGTTCTGTTGTCCGACCTCGTCGACTGCGGAGCCGTTACCGCCGGGGAACCCGGACCTGCCGCCGACCCGAATGACGTACCCCTACTGGAGGCAGTGCTCAATGGCCTACAACGACGACTCTGAGGCGCAATTCCCCGCCGCGATCAAATTCCTGATCGCGGGCGGATTCGGAGTTGGCAAGACAACCTTTGTCGGTGCGGTGAGCGAGATCGAACCGCTCAGCACCGAGGAGCTCATCACCTCGGCGAGTATCGGCACCGACAGCCTCGACGGCGTTGACGCGAAGTCCACCACCACGGTGGCCATGGACTTCGGACGCATCACACTGGACCCCGAACGGGTGCTGTACCTGTTCGGAACTCCGGGCCAGGACCGGTTCTGGTTCATGTGGGACGAGCTTTCCGACGGCGCCCTCGGCGCGGTCGTCCTGGCCGACACCCGTCGGCTGGAGGACTGTTTCCCCGCCGTCGACTTCTTCGAACGCCGCGACATCAACTTCATCGTCGCGGTCAACGAGTTCGACGGTGCCTACCGCTACGACACCGACGAGGTCCGTACCGCCCTGGATCTCAAGCCGCACATCCCGGTCGTCCACTGTGATGCGAGGGATTCCCATTCCGCGACTTCGGTTCTGGTGGCGTTCCTGCGACACCTGCTGCTCACGGCGACCTCCCGCCCCGGTAGCATCGTTCCCTCATAAGGAGACTTTCCGTGACCCTCATGGCTTTCGAAGCGACGAGTCGCCTGATAACGGCGCCTCCAGACCCCCACGGACGCGAACGCGCCATGCGCCTGCGTCAGCTCGGTGTTGGCTTGGGCCAACGGGAAGACCCGCGATTCGACGAGTTCGCCCGTCGGCTCGCCCAGATCGCGGGCGCCCCGATCGGCGGTGTGAACTTCATCGACGAGACCCAGCAGTACTTCGCGGGCATGTACGCGCCCACCGGCGATCCGGACAACGCGGCCGCCGCGCCGCTGCGGCCCGAGGACCCCAGCCGCATCATGGACCGCGAACAGGGCTACTGCCCGCACGTGGTGGTGCGCGGCAAGGCCCTGGTGCTGGAGGACGTGTGTGACTACCCCCGGTTCGCCGGTGACCCCTCGGTCGACGACATGGGTGTCCGCTCGTACATGGCCGCGCCGCTGATCGACCGCACCGGAACGGTTCTGGGCACCGTGTGCGCCGCCGACGTGGACATCCACCCGTGGGGACGCCGCGGCCTGGAGATCATCAAGACGATGGCCGCCGAGGTCGTCGACTACGTGCATCGCCGCGAGGGCCTGGTCCGCTGACCCGTCCGTGATCCTCACTGGACGGTCAGCAGTTCGTACAGTCGCGGGGTGAGCAGTGCGCTCGGCCCCGCGATACCGGCCACCATGTCGAAGTAGATCGAGGTCAGTTCGGGGTCGGACTGCACCGCGCGCAGCACGGCGAGCCGTTCGGCGTGCGGTGGTTCCAGTCTCGCGACGGTCAAAGTGGACTCGTATCCCGGGGTGAGGGCGCCGTCGCGTTCCCGCGCGTATCGTCTGAGCGCCTTGTCCAGCAGGTCGGGATCCTCCGTCAGCGGTTCGGCGATGTTGCGCACCAGAGCCTCGGCCTGGAAGAACGCGTCGCTGATGCCGCGCGCGGTGATGGAGTCCTTGTGGTGTCCGGCGTCGCCGACCAGCGCCCAGCCCGGCCCGGTGGCCTGCCGGATGAAGTTGCGCTGGTCCCCGGTGCCGCGCAGTCGTTCCAGTCTCTTCTTGCCCCGCAGGCGTTCGAACAGTTGCGGTGCGGTGTCCTTGACCCGGTCCAGGTGGGCGCGGCTCGCGTCGGCCCGCACCTGCCGGAAACACTGCTGCGGGAAGTACGTCAACACCAGGGTCGCGTCGTGGGTGGGCACGGCGGCCACCCAGCTACCGGGCTGCTCGTACAGCTCCAGATCGGCGGGAACGTCGGCCCAGTACGAGTAGTAGGCGCAGGTCAGTTTGGGATCGGTGGCCGTGTACGGGGCCTTGATGAGCCGGGCGACCGACGAGCGCATGCCGTCGGCGCCGATCACCAGCCGGGCCCGCTCGGTGAACCGGCGGCCCTGGTGCACGCCCGACACCCCGGTGACCCGGCCGTCCTCGTCGCGCAGCAGCCCGGTGATCCGGCAGTTCTGCCGCAGCTCGGCCCCGGCCGCGACCGCGGCGTCCACCAGGATCGCGTCGAGGATGTGGCGCCGGGGCGAGTACGCGGCCCGGTGGCCGTCGACGCCCCGGGAACAGCCCTCCAGCCGGACGTCGGCCACCTCGTACACCGCCTTCTCCAGGGGCGGGCAACCGGTGTCGCGCAGCTTGTCCAGCAGACCCCAGCGGTCCAGGGCCGCCACCCCCGGCTGGTGGATGAGATGGGTCGACAGGGTGTCGGACGGGAACGCGGCCCGGTCCAGCAACAGCACCCGGTGACCGGCGCGCGCCAGCAACATGGCGGTGGGGGAGCCGGCACACCGAGCACCGACCACAATGGCGTCAAACACGGCAATGCCTCACTACTGGAAAACGGATTGAGCGGCGAGGCCGCCGGTCAGGTGGCGTACCCGAGCTGGTCGAGCAGCGCACGCCGGTCAATCTTTCCGTTGGTGTTGAGCGGCAGCTGATCCAACGCGGCGATCCGGCGCGGCAGCATGTACGCCGGCAGCCGGTCCCGGAGCGTGTTGTACAGCTCCTCCGGGACGCAGTCGCTG containing:
- a CDS encoding ATP-binding protein, coding for MWNAVLPPLVITLAAAGAFWYLLSAPAPVTTSTRVLVLCVAGVIALIAILWSVARASSVSFEAHGDLTEIRAMIPRGPEDLQAAVERWQRGERPHLPDPPSHDAGELPLLAYELDRFRTEAVDAVVRATTTSAVNGAPPGGVDVRVGVFVNLARRLQSLVHREIQLLDDLEAQVEDPDLLKGLFAVDHLATRIRRHAENLAVLGGAVSSRQWSKPVNMYVVLRSAVAEVEQYARVKLVRPIEGTLKGHAVADVIHLVAELVENATSFSNPNTQVLLRAQRVTAGIALEVEDRGLGMPREDQHRLNSMLSSPDQVDVAELLNDGRIGLFVVSTLARRHGVAVQLQTNIYGGIQAVIVLPHDMLGDAGQPKLEQQPAQQPQPEPPAQLEQRQVSAPPMPPRIPEEVPSAPAAAPAPAAPTAPSPAPAPTPASTPPVAPTSPAPVPSLSTEPPRPTRRPLPYAGRNTGAGGAASVSPDPRPTSERPPSPAMTSATEPVSPAALAESPVRQRPPSSLDDPSAGSGFVSVGGPPRLFEPGNPNETTGVIHMGPIPPEEESTPDSAGAAPDADRKPDDRPRLPQRRRQTHLVPELREVAAPRNEQLSEHDPGLMMAFQKGVNRAAPEAEDADGRFDGAS
- a CDS encoding roadblock/LC7 domain-containing protein; translation: MLNNAPAGQPSDLTWLLTSLIERVPHTNSALLLSSDGLKKAFHGLSADQADHLAAIASGLFSLARSAGSRFGDSGSVRQVVAELDQTLLFVSAAGSGAVLAVLASRDADAGVLGYEMVQLVKSVRPYLATPARHAVATPGDAVR
- a CDS encoding DUF742 domain-containing protein encodes the protein MAVIPEGPLLDDAAGRLVRPYTVSGGRTRPTSKLDLLSMVKSTGRVKHTQLGIDHAEALGLCSDPISVAEVSAHLRLPATVTKVLLSDLVDCGAVTAGEPGPAADPNDVPLLEAVLNGLQRRL
- a CDS encoding GTP-binding protein, whose translation is MAYNDDSEAQFPAAIKFLIAGGFGVGKTTFVGAVSEIEPLSTEELITSASIGTDSLDGVDAKSTTTVAMDFGRITLDPERVLYLFGTPGQDRFWFMWDELSDGALGAVVLADTRRLEDCFPAVDFFERRDINFIVAVNEFDGAYRYDTDEVRTALDLKPHIPVVHCDARDSHSATSVLVAFLRHLLLTATSRPGSIVPS
- a CDS encoding GAF domain-containing protein; amino-acid sequence: MAFEATSRLITAPPDPHGRERAMRLRQLGVGLGQREDPRFDEFARRLAQIAGAPIGGVNFIDETQQYFAGMYAPTGDPDNAAAAPLRPEDPSRIMDREQGYCPHVVVRGKALVLEDVCDYPRFAGDPSVDDMGVRSYMAAPLIDRTGTVLGTVCAADVDIHPWGRRGLEIIKTMAAEVVDYVHRREGLVR
- a CDS encoding NAD(P)/FAD-dependent oxidoreductase, which translates into the protein MFDAIVVGARCAGSPTAMLLARAGHRVLLLDRAAFPSDTLSTHLIHQPGVAALDRWGLLDKLRDTGCPPLEKAVYEVADVRLEGCSRGVDGHRAAYSPRRHILDAILVDAAVAAGAELRQNCRITGLLRDEDGRVTGVSGVHQGRRFTERARLVIGADGMRSSVARLIKAPYTATDPKLTCAYYSYWADVPADLELYEQPGSWVAAVPTHDATLVLTYFPQQCFRQVRADASRAHLDRVKDTAPQLFERLRGKKRLERLRGTGDQRNFIRQATGPGWALVGDAGHHKDSITARGISDAFFQAEALVRNIAEPLTEDPDLLDKALRRYARERDGALTPGYESTLTVARLEPPHAERLAVLRAVQSDPELTSIYFDMVAGIAGPSALLTPRLYELLTVQ